Proteins found in one Sorghum bicolor cultivar BTx623 chromosome 1, Sorghum_bicolor_NCBIv3, whole genome shotgun sequence genomic segment:
- the LOC8058084 gene encoding uncharacterized protein LOC8058084, protein MAALPVWMYLMTMSGRTEPEGSHQLDSKRAVHSCRKNVPGSSFVSDLKDHIHEFINASADEHRTCFTKTIKKMFGMSKTVAQRSSEAEEAGPASVLPLETTVSR, encoded by the exons ATGGCAGCACTCCCTGTGTGGATG TATCTCATGACGATGTCCGGGCGCACCGAACCTGAAGGATCACATCAACTTGATTCAAAACGTGCTGTGCATTCATGCCGAAAAAATGTACCTGGCTCATCATTCGTCTCAGATTTGAAAGATCACATCCACGAGTTCATCAATGCTTCTGCAGATGAACACAGGACATGCTTCACAAAGACTATCAAGAAGATGTTTGGGATGTCAAAGACTGTCGCACAGAGATCCTCTGAAGCAGAGGAAGCTGGTCCAGCAAGTGTCTTGCCACTTGAGACCACTGTGTCGCGGTAG